The Marivirga tractuosa DSM 4126 genome contains the following window.
TATGTCCTGTGATATTTCTTACCACTAATTCCTTCATTCCAAGAATTAGTGAATTAGTGACAAATGTTTTTCTAGCCACATGGCTTGTTATTAGGTTATATTTTGGTATTGTCTTTTCTATTCTGTTGCTACCCCTATATTCAATAAGCGTTATCAGGGAATTGATACCAACTTCTTCACAGCATTGCTTTACATATTCATTATATTTTTGTTGAGAAATCACGGGTAGGGGAGAGTGAATAGTATTCTTATACTTTGATATTATTTCTAAGGCATACTTGTTTAAAGGTATTTTGGCTGATATTTCTTTCGTCTTTTGGATGTTCTTAACAATGTATCCATCTATGATGCTATTTTCATTCAGTGAAATAACATCGGAAAATCTTAAGCCAGTAAAGCATGAAAAGCAAAAGGTGTCTTTTACATGTTCTAATTTCTTTGAATCAAATTGATAATTATAAAGAGTGAATAGTTCATCCTTTGTTAGATAGATTACCTCTCTTTCTCTTTCAGAGGTTTTAAATTTTCTAAATTCAGTTGAATTAGTATATCTTTTATTGATACACCAATTCATGAAGGTTTTAAGGACAGAGATAATCTTGACAAAATAATTGTCCGCAACTTTTAAATTAGAAAATGAATAATCTCTTAATTTTTCGAAAAAGTCTAAGTCTATAAGGTCTAATTCAATTTTTGACTTTGTAGATGATTCATAATCTTCCAGAAAATTTCTAATGGTAGTATAATTTTTAATCGTATTCTTGGCTTTATGTGATTTGCATGATTTTAAAAATTCATCAAATGCTTGGAAGAAGCCTATCGTCCTAGCATCAATACTATGAGGATTTTCTAATTTTGATATTATATACTCTTCTGTAAACTTTATTTCATCTCTAAGAGCAACCTTATTTATCTTCTTAATATTTTCTTCAAGCTCCTCAAGTTTGGCATTTAGTAATTCTGCAGTTATACCTTTACTATTTACAGTTCCCTTCTTTACTCTGGATTTTGTGGAGTTCCAATTTTGTATTCTTACTTTTGAAGCTTTAATTGATTTCCGGATTCGGTAACCATTAAATGTCAAAGTCATCCAGATAGGAGCTTCGTTATTACTATCAAGTTTTTGCTTGTTATGGAAGAAACTAATATTTATCATAATGTTGTAGGTGGCAATTCTGGTGTCAGAAAAAAGATTTAAACTTGTTTAAATTCATTTAATTTGATACAACATTGTAATAATAGCTTGTTTTTAGCGGTTTTGAAAGGATTTAAGCGAACTTTAGAAGTAGGGTATTTCGGCCCAAGGTACTAAAACCTCCCTCGTGGAGGTTTTTTATTTTCAATATGATGATTCTATCTTCTTGAAAAATAGTAAAGAGTTAGTAATCAAAACCTTGAAAAATATTTCAATTTATTTCTCAAATACCTATTGCGGATAAAGAAAAAGGGTTTACCTTTGCACTCCCAATACGGAAAGCGTGAGGGGGAGAAGAAGTTGAAAGCATGACGGGGGAGGTGAAGAGGTGTAGTCTTTTTCGAGAAGGAAGAGCTTGAAAAACTTTTTCAAATTAATTTTCAAAAAGGCATTGCGGAAATAAAAACTTATTTTACCTTTGCACTCCCAATCACGGAAAGCGCGAGACGGAGACAGAAGATTGACAGGATAAAAGCGGAGGGCAGTGACACTAGAGGGAACTTTAGGGAAGTTAAAAAGCCTTAAAAAATAAAGTAAAACTTTTTCAAATTTAATTTGGAAAGTAAGAAACAAACCGCTTATCTTTGCATCCGCTTTCGCAAATAACGAAACGGAAAAGCGTTTGAAAAGAATGTTTTCAAACGAAAAAAAAGCAGATTGTAACTTAGAGCGATAAGTTGGAGTCACGAAGCAAGCCGATCATATATAAGGTATCACACCTTACGAGAATAGCCAAGAGTGTGATAGTTATGTAGGTCAGAAAGGTGAGCAAAAGTTCTTTGAATGAATGTACGACAAGATAGCAAACCACTTAAATACTATTTATAGTACTTTGAGAAGTAGCCACGGTTCAAACACATAAGCTGGACGATGAGAATCTAAGGCCTTCGACAAGACTTCGGTCTAGAGAAGAAAAATCTATATACAATGGAGAGTTTGATCCTGGCTCAGGATGAACGCTAGCGGCAGGCCTAATACATGCAAGTCGAACGGGATTCTAGACTTCGGTTTAGATGAGAGTGGCGCACGGGTGCGTAACGCGTATGCAACCTACCTTTTACAGGGGGATAGCTCGGGGAAACTCGAATTAATACCCCATGGTATCATAAGATCGCATGGTCTAATGATTAAAGATTTATCGGTAAAAGATGGGCATGCGTCTGATTAGCTAGATGGCGGGGTAACGGCCCACCATGGCGATGATCAGTAGGGGTTCTGAGAGGATGATCCCCCACACTGGTACTGAGACACGGACCAGACTCCTACGGGAGGCAGCAGTAGGGAATATTGGACAATGGGCGAGAGCCTGATCCAGCCATGCCGCGTGTAGGATGACGGCCTTCTGGGTTGTAAACTACTTTTCTACAGGAAGAAAAAGCTTATGCGTAAGCAATTGACGGTACTGTAGGAATAAGCACCGGCTAACTCCGTGCCAGCAGCCGCGGTAATACGGAGGGTGCGAGCGTTGTCCGGATTTATTGGGTTTAAAGGGTGCGTAGGCGGCTCTTTAAGTCAGTGGTGAAAGCCCGCAGCTTAACTGTGGAACTGCCATTGATACTGGAGAGCTTGAGTACGGTTGAAGTAGGCGGAATTTATGGTGTAGCGGTGAAATGCATAGATACCATAAAGAACACCGATAGCGTAGGCAGCTTACTAAGCCGTAACTGACGCTGAGGCACGAAAGCATGGGGAGCGAACAGGATTAGATACCCTGGTAGTCCATGCCGTAAACGATGATCACTCGCTGTTAGCGATATACTGTTAGCGGCCAAGCGAAAGCGTTAAGTGATCCACCTGGGGAGTACGTCCGCAAGGATGAAACTCAAAGGAATTGACGGGGGTCCGCACAAGCGGTGGAGCATGTGGTTTAATTCGATGATACGCGAGGAACCTTACCTGGGCTAGAATGCCCTTGACAGCTTTAGAGATAGAGTTTTCCTTCGGGACAAGGTGCAAGGTGCTGCATGGCTGTCGTCAGCTCGTGCCGTGAGGTGTTGGGTTAAGTCCCGCAACGAGCGCAACCCCTATTCTTAGTTGCCAGCATGTAATGATGGGGACTCTAAGGAGACTGCCTGCGCAAGCAGAGAGGAAGGAGGGGACGACGTCAAGTCATCATGGCCCTTACGTCCAGGGCTACACACGTGCTACAATGGTGCATACAGAGGGTAGCGAGCCGGCAACGGCAAGCCAATCTCAAAAAGTGCATCTCAGTTCGGATTGGGGTCTGCAACTCGACCCTATGAAGTTGGAATCGCTAGTAATCGCGTATCAGCAATGACGCGGTGAATACGTTCCCGGACCTTGTACACACCGCCCGTCAAGCCATGGGAGTTGGGAGGACCTGAAGATGGTTGCCGCAAGGCGCTGTTTAGGGTTAAACCAGCGACTAGGGCTAAGTCGTAACAAGGTAGCCGTACCGGAAGGTGTGGCTGGAACACCTCCTTTCTGGAGACCTTGCGCTACGAGGTTTGTTATCTTGTACATTTATTCAAAATTATTAATTGATCGGTCGAAAGGACGCGGTCAAAGCAAATACTGAAAGAACCGGCCTACCAGATGAGAAGGTTGGTAGTTAGTTAACACGATAGCGATATGGTGTAATTAATAAAGCCAGTCTCGTAGCTCAGCTGGTTAGAGCGCTACACTGATAATGTAGAGGTCGGCAGTTCGAGTCTGCCCGAGACTACTCAATAATTATTAATTGCTAATTAAATAATTATTCATTACAATCGGGGGATTAGCTCAGCTGGCTAGAGCGCCTGCCTTGCACGCAGGAGGTCATCGGTTCGACTCCGATATCCTCCACTTTTAAGAAAGTGGTATAGATATCATTTCTTTCGGAGAAAGTTCGAGAGAGTACATAAAATATTGATGATGCGATACGAGAGTAGTCATCATCACACGGCTAACCTTTACAGACTTTATCGATTACACGAGCCAATGTTAGTGGATAAAGAGTAGGAGAATCGAGCGGATTCAAGGTAAGCACAAGTTCATTGACATGTTGTGAAAGAGTAGAATTAAGGTAAACATAAGAGATACGAGAAAGTAAATAAGGGCGTATGGCGGATGCCTTGGCTCTCAGAGGCGAAGAAGGACGTGATAAGCTGCGATAAGCTACGGGGATTGGCACATACAAATTGATCCGTAGATTTCCGAATGGGACAACCCAGTACATTGAAGATGTATTATATCTAATTTATTAGGTAGGCTAACCCGGAGAACTGAAACATCTAAGTACCCGGAGGAAGAGAAAACAATAGTGATTCCGCAAGTAGTGGCGAGCGAACGCGGAAAAGCCCAAACCACATCAGTTAAGGCTGGCGTGGGGTTGTAGGACTGCAACGTGGACTTATACAATGAACATGAACCGGTTGGGAAACCGGGCCAGAGAGGGTGAGAGCCCCGTAAAGGAAAGTTGTATATACCTAGCAGTATCCTGAGTAGGGCGGGACCGGAGAAATCCCGTTTGAATCAGCCGGCACCATCCGGTAAGGCTAAATACTACTGAGAGACCGATAGCGAACAAGTACTGTGAAGGAAAGGTGAAAAGTACCGTGAATAACGGGGTGAAATAGAACCTGAAACCATACGCTTACAAGCGGTCGGAGTCCATTCGTTGGATGACGGCGTGCCTTTTGCATAATGAGCCTACGAGTTACTTTTCTTGGCAAGGTTAACCCCGTTGACGGGGGGAGCCGAAGCGAAAGCGAGTCTGAATAGGGCGAATTAGTCAGGGGAAGTAGACGCGAAACCTTGTGATCTACCCATGGTCAGGGTGAAGTTCCGGTAACACGGAATGGAGGCCCGAACCAGTTGACGTTGAAAAGTCTTTGGATGAACTGTGGGTAGGGGTGAAAGGCCAATCAAACTGGGAAATAGCTCGTACTCCCCGAAATGTTTTTAGGAACAGCCTCGGGAGATGTTTGACAGAGGTAGAGCTACCAATAGGACTAGGGGGAGTCAAATCCTACCAAATCCTGATGAACTCCGAATGCTGTCAAATTATCCCGGGAGTGAGGGTCAGGGTGCTAAGGTCCTGATCCGAGAGGGAAAGAACCCGGACCATCAGCTAAGGTCCCCAATTGTATGTTAAGTTGAACTAAGGCGGTTCAGTTGCTTAGACAGCCAGGATGTTGGCTTGGAAGCAGCCATTCATTTAAAGAGTGCGTAACAGCTCACTGGTCGAGCGACAGAGCATCGATAATGATCGGGCATCAAACATACAACCGAAGCTATGGTCTTGTCAGTAATGGCGAGAGGTAGGGGAGCATTCCATCAGCGGTGAAGGTGTGGCGTCAGCCATGCTGGAGCGGATGGAAAAGCAAATGTAGGCATAAGTAACGATAATGCTAGTGAGAAACTAGCACACCAATAGACTAAGGTTTCCTCAGCAATGCTAATCAGCTGAGGGTTAGTCAGGGCCTAAGGCGAAGCCGAGAGGCGTAGTCGATGGACAACAGGTTAATATTCCTGTACTACCTTATAGAGTGAAGGGGTGACGGAGTAGTGAAAGTCCCGCGTACTGACGGAATAGTACGTTGAAGGGTGTAGGTATTGGACTTGTAGGAAAATCCGCAAGACTAGCTGAACCTGATAGTACCACAACGCTTCGGCAGCGTGGATAGTGGACCTAATCAGACTTCCAAGAAAACCCTCTAAACATATGTATAAGGTACCTGTACCGCAAACCGACACAGGTAGTCAAGGAGAGAATCCTAAGGTGCTCGAGTGATCCGTGGCTAAGGAACTAGGCAAAATGGCCCTGTAACTTCGGGAGAAGGGGCGCCTCGTTAGTGATAACGAGGCCGCAGTGAAGAGGCCCAGGCGACTGTTTAACAAAAACACATGGCTTTGCGAAATCGAAAGATGAAGTATAAGGCCTGACACCTGCCCGGTGCTGGAAGGTTAAGGGGGGACGTTAGTGCGCAAGTGCGAAGCGTTGAACTGAAGCCCCAGTAAACGGCGGCCGTAACTATAACGGTCCTAAGGTAGCGAAATTCCTTGTCGGGTAAGTTCCGACCTGCACGAATGGTGTAACGATCTGGGCACTGTCTCGGCCACGAGCTCGGTGAAATTGTAGTAGCGGTGAAGATGCCGCTTACCCGCAACGGGACGAAAAGACCCCATGAACCTTTACTATAGCTTCACATTGACATTGGGTAAAATATGTGTAGGATAGGTGGGAGACTTCGAAGCTGTGTCGCCAGGCATGGTGGAGTCGTTGTTGAAATACCACCCTTATTTTATCTGATGCCTAATCCGCTAACTAGCGGAGACATTGTGTGGTGGGTAGTTTGACTGGGGTGGTCGCCTCCAAAAGAGTAACGGAGGCTTTCAAAGGTTCCCTCAGCACGCTTGGTAACCGTGCGCAGAGCGCAATAGCATAAGGGAGCTTGACTGTGAGACCTACAAGTCGATCAGGGTCGAAAGACGGATATAGTGATCCGGTGGTTCCGCATGGAAGGGCCATCGCTCAAAGGATAAAAGGTACTCTGGGGATAACAGGCTGATCTCCCCCAAGAGCTCACATCGACGGGGAGGTTTGGCACCTCGATGTCGGCTCGTCACATCCTGGGGCTGGAGAAGGTCCCAAGGGTTGGGCTGTTCGCCCATTAAAGTGGCACGCGAGCTGGGTTCAGAACGTCGTGAGACAGTTCGGTCTCTATCTGTTGTGGGCGCTAGAAGTTTGAGAGGACCTGATCTTAGTACGAGAGGACCGGATTGGACAAACCGCTGGTGTACCAGTTGTGCCGCCAGGTGCATCGCTGGGTAGCTATGTTTGGAAGGGATAAGCGCTGAAAGCATCTAAGCGCGAAACCCGCCTCAAGATGAGACTTCTTTAAAGGAACCCTATAGATGATGGGGTTGATAGGCTGCAGGTGTAAAGGCAGTGATGTCATAGCCGAGCAGTACTAATTATCCGTAGCTTTCCGTTCAACAGTCTTGTGTTTACTTTAAGACTCTTTCACTTTAACATGTTGATTAATCTCTAAATGTAGAGGTTGATTATAAAATATTGATACACCCTCCCGGTAAAATGGGACAAGGTATCATAAAGAAATTAAGTTCATGCTCTATACAGAGAATGACAGACTTTATGGTGACTATGGCGGTGGGGTACACCTCTTCCCATTCCGAACAGAGAAGTTAAGCCCACCAGCGCTGATGGTACTGCCGTAAAAGGTGGGAGAGTAAGTCGTTGCCAACTTTTATTTATAACCCTGATAGTGAAAACTATCAGGGTTTTTTTATGCCTTTTCTATGATAGACTCTGCATGGCCTCTTTGACAAGTTGAATTATTGGTTATGATATTGATTGCAGTTTAACCGTGAATTTGATAGCTCTGTCAGCTGAATTAAAATTAATGCTTGCTTTACAAGCTGTAGGCTCATATATTCGAAATGTATGGAGCTATCCTTTATTATTACCAGTTTAGTTATACTGTTAGCTATTGTTTTATTTGCTACGGAAGCTGTTCGCGTAGATTTGGTAGCAATTGGAGTAATGGTAGCTTGGATTGTATTTGGTGTTTTGGAACCAGCTGAAAGTTTCACTGGCTTTGCAAACAGTGCAACACTCACCGTCACGGCTATGTTTATTTTAAGTAGTGCGTTGATAAGGGCTGGTGTCATAAAATTATTGGCGCCTATGGCTACTCGCCTTTTTAACAAGTCATACAGTGGAGCTATTTTGGGAATGAGTTCTGGGGTGGGGCTGTTATCTGCATTTATTAATAACACGCCCGTTGTGGCAACGTTTATTCCAATAGTTTCAAAAGCAGCTAAGAAACTTAATTTACACCCTTACAAATTTTTAATACCATTATCATATGGAGCTATATTGGGGGGGACTTGCACTTTAATCGGTACCTCTACTAATCTTTTAGTAGCAGGTATTGCTAAAGATAAGGGTTTCGATGAAATTGGCTTGTTTACCATGGCACCTATTGGACTAGTATTTTTAGGGGTGGGATTACTGTATTTGATGTTTGTAGGTAAGCATTTATTACCAAAGGAGTCTCAGGTCAAGCCTTTAAAAGATGAAAGTCAGATCAAAAAATTCTTGACTGAAGTTAAAATAAAAGAATTGCCTGATGAGAAAAAGGGTATTAGCATAGAAGAATTATTCAAGGAAAAAGATTTAAGTTTTGAAGTACAGGAGTTAAGAAGAGAGGATAATACCATCAGAAATCCAAAGATGGATACGAAGCTCCAAACAGGAGATGTGATGTTGATTAAAGGGGAACTTGATAAGGTAAAGAAAGTAGTAGCCGATCAGCACCTATCCATAGTAAAATCTATAACGGATAAGTATTTCCCCGAAGAAGAGACCAAAGTAGTGGAAGTGATTATTATGCCCGGTACTCACTTGGTTGATAAAAAATTGAAAAGCATTAGTTTTTTGAAAAATTATCATTCTCACTTATTGGCTATTCGGCACAGAGGTAAACGAAAATTTAATGATATGGAAAATATCCGCTTGAAAGTAGGGGATATTTTGTTGTTACAAACCAGTAAAAAAGGTCACGAACTTTTAGAAAAGGCAGAAAGCAACCCTAATGCACCTTTCTTATCTATTAGAGAAAGTGATCTGGACATACCGGATAAAAAGAAGTTGTATATATCAGCTGGTGTTTTAATATTGGTGATTTTAACGGCTACCTTTAATATTCTACCCATCGTTGCCTCTGCCTGGGCAGGTGTGTTTTTATTGGGCATTTTCAGGATTATTAGTATGACAGATGCCTATCGATCTATAGATTGGCAAGTAATATTTTTGCTAGCAGGGTCCTTGAGTTTTGGCGCAGCTATGCAGAAGAGTGGATTGAATGATTGGTTGGTTACTAATTTTTTAGCATTTACAGAAAATCAAACTGCTCCATTTATTATGATAGCGGGTATATATTTGGTGACTATGATTTTTACTGAAATTATGTCTAATAATGCAGCTGCTGCTTTGATGGCCCCACTTTCCATGTCTATAGCAGAAGCATTAGGATTTAGTCCTTTACCTTTTTTAATAGCGGTGATGATGGCAGGTAGTGCCAGCTTTATGACACCGATAGGATATCAAACGAACACTATGGTTTACAGTGCTGGGAATTATGAATTCAAGGATTTCTTTAAAATTGGGGCTCCGCTAGGCATTATTTTTTGGATAATTGCTTCCTTACTTATCCCTGTTTTTTATTCTTTTTAGATGTAATTTTTATTTCATTTTGAAATTTATCATATATATAATAATTCAGCTTAACACTATTAGTATCTAGTTTTAGAGCTGTTTTGAATTGAAATATCCTACATTTTAATGCATAAATAGCAAACTAAGATTTAAATATTTCATGTAATTTATTTTGCTTTTGCATTTTTTTTGTTTTTTGATTTACGACATCAATTCAAAAATACTATTGAAATCGACATTAAAAATTCTACTTCGAATTTTATACAAACCGAAGTTGAATTTTTAATCAAAGATTCCATGTGACAGTTGAAAAGCTTAACATACACATGAAAAATGGTATGGATGTAGAGTTGTTAGTGCTAGCGAAAGCAGCTTTTGACCAAACCCGCAAAGTGGAAAGAATTACTTGATCTCACCTAAGTGTTTTCATCTCGAATAAGTATTTCATTTTAAGTTTTTAGTAGTATAGGAGGATTGTGTTCTTAATATTATTCTGAAAAAAAATTGAATAGAATGCAAAGAAATTTTATACTTATGTTATTGTCTATGTTTCTGCTTTTCAGGTAGTGCCAAGAAAGTGTAGAAGTGCTGGAGGAATTTGAAAGAGAATTGAAGATTTCTGATGTTCAGAGAATATACGAATTGAAACAACAAGAAGGAGCTCTTCAAACTGGCAGAAGTGTGGCTGATTTTCCAATAGCAATTGATTTGGAAGACCAGATTTTTACAAATATTGATTTAGGGGAAATAATTATTCGTCTCATCAAATGTACACACTACGCTGCCGAATGCATACCATACGCCCTAGTTTCAAACTACAGGCAGCTACCACACCTCGGTGTCCGCCCCCAACGATAACGGGCTGACCATTTAGGGTTGAATCTAAAAAATGTTCGACAGATACGAATAAGGTGTCCATATCTAAATGAATGATGAATCTGGTAGTGTTTTCTCGCATAAAACTAAAATAATTAGCTTTTATTTGGCTTTTTTGATAATTAATACTAAATTTATTATCAAAATTACTAAAAAAAATAGTGATTTATTCGAAAAAGTTCACGGCTTTTAAAATTATTAAGTGGGATGGATGTAAAAATTAGATTGTCTAGTAAACGCCTTAATTCAGGAAGGTGTCAGGTACATTTTCATGTTCGTACGAAAACAGGAGATGGCAAATGGTACGGTTATACACTAGCTGAACCACAAGATACAGTAAGTGAAGTGGTCAATAGAATTAGGAGTCGTTTTAGCCGAGCGGAAGATAAAATTTCTTTGCATCAAAAGGTGCTATATCATATGAATGAACATTATAGAGAAATGGATGATTTGATGATTTTTAGAGCTCCTTAAGGCCCCTAACCCGCCAGCTGGCAGGGAATTAGGCAGCAGGAATATGAAAGTTTGGTGGGTCAGCAGCGAAGGTCAGAGCGGAATGGGCAGAATTGACAATAGACAGTTGACAAAATGAGAATTAATGTTTTGGAGGATGGAAGTTTAGTTCAGACCGGTTTATAAAAATTGAAAGAAGAATATAACGAAATTTAAGATAAATGATATAAGTTTGAATTGGGGAGTAGGAAATTAGAAGATGGAATTGGGGAGTTTGATTTTTCTAGATACTCGATACAAGTTGATGGATGTTAGATGTGGGATATTTAGTTCAGTACTGATAGTCTTCAAAATGTAATTAACTTAAAGTAAAGTTAAGATGAATGAAAATTGAGTAGAGTGATGTTGAAGTTAAGTTTGCATACTCGTTTATAATTAAATTTAACTTAATGCTTATAACTTAAAACTTAATACAAAAAAAAACGATGAAAGTGTCTTGATTTTAGGCTCTTGATTCTTGATTCTTATAAAAAATGAGCTTAATTAATAACAATATTAAATACCTCAGAAAGGAGAAGGGGTGGACGCAGCAAGACTTAGCTGATGAGTTAGGAGTGAAGCGCCCGCAGATTGGATCTTATGAAGAGGGTAGAGCAGACCCAAGGATTCAAACTTTACTGAAATTATCCGATCTATTTAATGTCAGTGTAGATGATTTATTGGGAAAGGATTTATCCAGCCCGATGGTGGTTACTAAAAAACCGACTAAAGTTTTGGCAATTACAGTGGATAGCCAAGAAAGAGAAAACATTGAATTAGTCCCTCAAAAAGCTTCTGCCGGCTATACCAATGGCTATGCAGATCCTGAATATTTGCAAGAACTCCCACGTTTTCAATTGCCAAATTTGCCTCGAAATAGTACTTATCGCGCATTTGAAATCAGTGGTGATTCTATGTTGCCTTTGGAGCCGGGCACTATCATTATTGGTGAATATGTGGAAAGTCCTGATTCAATCCGAAATGGTAAAACCTACATCATCGTAAGTGAGCAGGAAGGTGTGGTATATAAAAGAGTGTTCAATTATGCTGAGGAAAAAGGCGTGTTATTTATGGTTTCAGATAATACCGTTTATTCTCCTTATGAAATTCCCATTGAGAGCGTAATGGAGATTTGGGAGGCAAAAGCTTTTATTAGTACCCAATTTCCTGATGTGAAAAATAATGAAAATCCTCCTATGAGCTTAAGAGAACTTACTGACATTGTGCTAGAAATTAAAGAGGAAGTGACAAAGTTGAAAAGGTAAAGCCTATTTTCAAAATTTTTAGTTAGATGCTTTTTTGGGATAGTGGTCTATTTTAGGGTTTGAAATGATCCATTGATCCTACTAGCCAACTTATCACTTCATGCTCTATGGCTACCATCAAATATCCAATTCGTCAACACCTAAACACCTAAACACCTAAAAACCTCCGTACCTGAAAATACACCAAAGGCACAAAATACAAAGCTGTAAATGTCCCTATAGTCAAACCACCCATGACGGCCAGTACTAATGGCTTTTGTAACTCTGCTCCGAGACCACCAGATAGTAAGACTGGACTTAAGGCTAAGAGAGAGGTAATTGAAGTCATTAGAATAGGTTTCAATCTGATTTTTCCAGCTGAAAAGATAGCTTCATAAACGCTTTCTTTATCTCTTTTTTCTAGGGCTTTTAAATTGCGGTTCATTGTATCTACTTTCAAAATAGCATCATTGACCATGATTCCCAGCATTACCACCATCCCGATAGCCGACATAATATTGATACTACTTCCGCCTAGCCAAAGCACTATCATAGCGCCCATAATTCCGAATGGTAAGGTGAAAATTACGATTAAAGGCTGCCAGAAACTTTCAAACTGAGCGGATAAAATGAAATACAAAAGCACTACAGAAATCAATAGTATAAAAGCTAGTTCCTTTAAATTTTCTTGTTCAGTGAAATATCTGCCTGAAATCTTTTGAATCAGGCTGTTGTCACTTGCCCATTGATTGATTTCTTCTGTTAGTTTTTCAGGGTTCTTCTGAACAGTTTCTTGTTCTAGATTTACTGAAAAATAGGTACCTGAAACATCAGCGGTAATCTTTTTCAATCGGTTGCCCCAGTCATAATCCACGAAATTCCCTAAGGCATAACTCTTGCCTTCATTGTTTTTTACTTTAGCAGTTTTCAATAAATCGGCAAAAGCTTTTTCATCAGTCTCTAAAACCACTGGCGTAATAATGGCAAATTGCTTTAATTCAGAGATTTTATAATTGCCTAATACTCGTTCCAACTGATTGATGATTTGCTCAGGCGAAATGCCATAGTGCAATAATTCTTTTTGCTTTATGGTTAGGATCATGCTGCTTTCTTCTTCCAGAGAAGGGCCAGCTTGAAAATTATCACAAGGGAAGTTTTCCAGTGCTGGTTTCACACTTTCCGGATTAGCATTTTTTAAGTTCGGGTCTTGCCATTGTACCCGGAAATAAGGTTCTTCGCTGGCAAATAACATATCAAAAGCATTTTTGGCATTTTCCATTTCAAATGAAGCTTTTTGATACGATTTCTTTACTTGATTTTGAAGGAATGTCAATTGCTCTGCTTTAGCATTGTCACTTTGAAATTGGAGGTAAATCAAGCTTTCCTGTAACTCTGCATTTTCCAAACTCAGTAAATATTGAGGAATGCCAGCGTCCGTTTCGCTAAATTCAAGTTGTTTATTCAAATTATCCAGTAATTCCTGACTACGGTTAGCATTTTCAATTACATCAATCGGTTCATTCCAATTAATTTTGACTACTGCATCTGTTCGGGTGATTTTAGGTAAGCCTTTTTGTTCCATGTTCCAGAAAGACCAAATACCCATAGGAAGGATAAGCAAAATCATGAAAAAGCTTAGCCTCTTATTTCTAAATGACCAATGATGCGATTTCTCAAATCCTTGAATGATACTTTTAAAAAATCGGCTGTCCTCTTTTTTAAAATCCTTTTTATTTTTAAAAAATAAGCGATAGAGTAGAGGGAGTAATACAAAAGAAACTCCTAAAGATACTGTTAAAATAATACCTACAGAAACGGCCTGATCGAAAAACAACACTC
Protein-coding sequences here:
- a CDS encoding site-specific integrase, encoding MINISFFHNKQKLDSNNEAPIWMTLTFNGYRIRKSIKASKVRIQNWNSTKSRVKKGTVNSKGITAELLNAKLEELEENIKKINKVALRDEIKFTEEYIISKLENPHSIDARTIGFFQAFDEFLKSCKSHKAKNTIKNYTTIRNFLEDYESSTKSKIELDLIDLDFFEKLRDYSFSNLKVADNYFVKIISVLKTFMNWCINKRYTNSTEFRKFKTSEREREVIYLTKDELFTLYNYQFDSKKLEHVKDTFCFSCFTGLRFSDVISLNENSIIDGYIVKNIQKTKEISAKIPLNKYALEIISKYKNTIHSPLPVISQQKYNEYVKQCCEEVGINSLITLIEYRGSNRIEKTIPKYNLITSHVARKTFVTNSLILGMKELVVRNITGHKKEASFKKYVKIADDHKKTEMENTWNKL
- a CDS encoding SLC13 family permease codes for the protein MELSFIITSLVILLAIVLFATEAVRVDLVAIGVMVAWIVFGVLEPAESFTGFANSATLTVTAMFILSSALIRAGVIKLLAPMATRLFNKSYSGAILGMSSGVGLLSAFINNTPVVATFIPIVSKAAKKLNLHPYKFLIPLSYGAILGGTCTLIGTSTNLLVAGIAKDKGFDEIGLFTMAPIGLVFLGVGLLYLMFVGKHLLPKESQVKPLKDESQIKKFLTEVKIKELPDEKKGISIEELFKEKDLSFEVQELRREDNTIRNPKMDTKLQTGDVMLIKGELDKVKKVVADQHLSIVKSITDKYFPEEETKVVEVIIMPGTHLVDKKLKSISFLKNYHSHLLAIRHRGKRKFNDMENIRLKVGDILLLQTSKKGHELLEKAESNPNAPFLSIRESDLDIPDKKKLYISAGVLILVILTATFNILPIVASAWAGVFLLGIFRIISMTDAYRSIDWQVIFLLAGSLSFGAAMQKSGLNDWLVTNFLAFTENQTAPFIMIAGIYLVTMIFTEIMSNNAAAALMAPLSMSIAEALGFSPLPFLIAVMMAGSASFMTPIGYQTNTMVYSAGNYEFKDFFKIGAPLGIIFWIIASLLIPVFYSF
- a CDS encoding Y-family DNA polymerase, with translation MRENTTRFIIHLDMDTLFVSVEHFLDSTLNGQPVIVGGGHRGVVAACSLKLGRMVCIRQRSVYI
- a CDS encoding helix-turn-helix domain-containing protein, yielding MSLINNNIKYLRKEKGWTQQDLADELGVKRPQIGSYEEGRADPRIQTLLKLSDLFNVSVDDLLGKDLSSPMVVTKKPTKVLAITVDSQERENIELVPQKASAGYTNGYADPEYLQELPRFQLPNLPRNSTYRAFEISGDSMLPLEPGTIIIGEYVESPDSIRNGKTYIIVSEQEGVVYKRVFNYAEEKGVLFMVSDNTVYSPYEIPIESVMEIWEAKAFISTQFPDVKNNENPPMSLRELTDIVLEIKEEVTKLKR